The genome window TACCAGTTTCAAGATAATGTCTGCAACTCTGTTAATTGCATCTCCGAATAATGGAAGAGGCAAACGCTTTTCTCCTTTTTTTCTCAAGTACAGCGTGGGTTCCCCAATCGAAAAACTCTCTACTGATTCTATAGCCGGATCGATAACTTGAAAAGCTTTTAAAACTTCACTATCTTTATCATCCAAACGGGCGCGATCGTATGCTTCTGTGAGTTCTTTTCCCGAAATCCTGATCCAGGAGGGAATGATTGGTACTTCGTCAAGAGAACTGTAATAACGCATTAAACCTTGGGCAGAAACCTCTGTTAATGACCAAGTAGATTGGTCTTCGTTTCTCATGAACTCAAAATTTATCTTATATCTAACTGAATGAATTTCTACTTTAATTTCTAATCGCTCGGTGTTATTGTTGTCGTCTTTGCCAATAATTACTATAAATCTATCTTTTATTTGTGCATAAAATAAGTTATCCCATGCTCTATTAGGCATGGCTTGTAGGGCTTCTGATGGCTCTCTTCTCAGCACTCTTAGCATTGCTAGAATGGTAGGGTCTGGAGCAAAATTGAGAATAAGTGCTTCTAGCAAGGCTGTCTTGCCGGCATTATTTTTACCGCCAATTAAATTGACTCTTTCAAAACCAGAAATTTTGATGTGCTCAAAACACCTAAAATTTTGGATTTCTATTTCTTTCAGCATTACAGATCCTGTTGAATTAATCTAACTCATCTGCGTTAATCTGTGTTAATCTGCCTGTATCTGCGGTTAAAAAAAGAGAATTTGTTAACCGCAGATGACAATAGATTAACGCGGATTCACGCAGAGGTGGAGAAGCGATCGCACCTAGCCCGGTGCACCCGATCGCACGCTTTGATCTCCTGTCGCCGCCGGATCTTTCGTTTCCTTCGGCGCTTCCGACGAAACCGCGCCCGCGTGCGGCCACTTCCAGTCGCGGATTTCCGGCATATCATCGCCGTGTTCGTTGATATAGTGCCTGTGTTCGATCAGCTTGTCGCGGATAGCTTGTTTGCCGTAAGCTGCTACAGAACTCAGTTTGGGAACGCGATCGAGTACATCTCCAACTAAATGGAATCGATCGAGGTCATTAATCACCACCATATCAAAGGGCGTCGTAGTCGTTCCCTCTTCCTTGTAACCCCGAACGTGAATATTCGGGTGATTTGTCCGGCGATAAGTCAAGCGGTGAATCAGCCAAGGATAGCCGTGAAAAGCAAAAATCACCGGCTTATCTTTCGTGAACAAAGTATCAAACTCCTTGTCAGACAAACCGTGAGGATGTTCGCTAGAGGGTTGCAGCGTCATCAAATCCACCACATTCACCACCCGCACTTTTAAATCGGGATAATCTCGGCGGAGAATGTCAACCGCAGCCAAAGTTTCCAGCGTCGGAATATCACCCGCGCAAGCCATCACCACATCCGGTTCGCCGCCTTTATCGTTGCTAGCCCACTCCCAAATGCCGATGCCGGCCGTACAGTGTTTAATCGCAGCATCCATATCCAAATACTGCAATGCAGGCTGCTTCCCTGCAATAATCACGTTTACATAGTGGCGGCTGCGGAGACAGTGATCCGTTACTGACAGCAAAGTGTTCGCATCCGGCGGCAAATAAATCCGCACAACCTCGGCTTTCTTGTTAATTACGTGGTCGATAAAACCCGGATCTTGGTGAGAAAAACCGTTGTGGTCTTGTCGCCAAACGTGAGAAGTTAGTAAGTAATTCAGAGAGGCGATCGGTCGGCGCCAAGGAATGTGACGAGTAGTTTTCAACCACTTGGCGTGTTGGTTGAACATCGAATCGATGATGTGAATAAACGCCTCGTAGCAGGAGAAAAAGCCGTGGCGTCCCGTCAGCAAATAGCCTTCCAGCCATCCCTGACACATATGTTCGCTGAGGACTTCCATCACCTGGCCGTCGGGGGAGATGCGATCGTCTTCGGGCAAAATTTCCCCCGCCCACATCCGGTTCGTCACTTCAAACACCGGATCGAGGCGATTTGAGGCCGTCTCGTCAGGCCCGACAATGCGGAAATTGGCGTTTTCCTGATTCAGTTTCATCACGTCTCGCAGGAAGCTGCCGGAAACGCGGGTTGCTTCTGCCATTACAGTGCCAGGTTTTGGCACGTCAACGGCGTAGTCTTCAAATTTCGGCATTTTCAAGTCTCGCAGCAGCAGGCCGCCGTTAGCGTGGGGATTGGCCCCCATGCGTCGAGATCCCTTGGGTGCGAGTTCTGCTAATTCGGGAATTAACTTGCCCTTTTCGTCGAAGAGTTCTTCCGGCTTATAGCTTTTCATCCAATCTTCCAGGAGTTGGACGTGTCCGGGCTTAGAAGCCATTTCCGAAAGCGGGACTTGGTGCGATCGCCAATAATCCTCAGTTTTCTTACCGTCAACTTCCTTCGGCCCCGTCCAGCCTTTGGGAGTTTTCATCACAATCATCGGCCACTGGGGACGGCCCGAATAGCCCTCCGTCCGGGCTTTTTCCTGAATCGCCTTAATTTCGCCGATCGCGGTATCGAGAGTTGCAGCCATCAACTGGTGCATGGTTTCCGGGTCTGAACCTTCCACCCAATAAGGTTTGTAGCCGTAACCGACCATCAAACTTTCCAATTCCTGGCGCGGAATGCGGGCCAACACCGTCGGATTGGCAATTTTGTAGCCGTTCAAGTGCAAAATCGGCAACACGGCCCCGTCCCGAACCGGGTTGAGAAACTTGTTAGAGTGCCAGCTAGCAGCCAAGGGGCCCGTTTCCGCTTCTCCGTCGCCGACAACGGCCGCCGCAATCAAATCGGGATTGTCGAAGACTGCCCCGTAAGCGTGGACGAGGGCGTACCCGAGTTCGCCGCCTTCGTGAATCGAACCGGGGGTTTCCGGGGCGACGTGGCTGGGGATACCGCCGGGAAAGGAGAACTGTTTGAACAGCCGTTTGATACCCTCTTCATCTTCGGAAATGTTCGAGTAATATTCGCTGTAAGTACCTTCGAGATAGGTGTTGGCGACCAAGCCCGGCCCGCCGTGTCCGGGGCCTGCGATGTAGATGGTGTTGAGGTCTTGGGCTTTGATGATGCGGTTGAGGTGAACGTAGATGAAGTTTAGCCCTGGAGTGGTGCCCCAATGTCCGAGGAGTCTCGGTTTGACGTGTTCGATTTTGAGGGGTTCTTTGAGTAGCGGGTTGTCGAGGAGATAGATTTGTCCGACGGATAGGTAGTTTGCCGCCCGCCAGTAGGCGTTCATTTTGTGTAGTTCTGAGTCGGAAAGCGGCTTTAATTGCGGGATCTCGGTTGTTCCTAGCATCATCAGCGATTGACTCCTAAGTTGTGGTTGTTTTGTAAAGTGCGATCGAGAAGTGCGATCGATATTAATTTGTTATCTGTGACATTTTGTATTTCAACTCCATGTCTTCCACGAAAACTATTGAATTCTAGCTCGTTTCTCTCTAAATTAAAGTTTAAATCAATGTTAATTTCTGGCTAAACATCGCACAAGTTTGAGGAAAGAAAAGCGACCATTTTAGGGGATCGAGGAATTCAGCAATAGAAAATAAGGTTTACACGATAGTTTTCGTAGATTGTGCACTGTGCACCTTATACGTATGTGCTGCGGGTCGCCGGATGTGCTGTGCAAGTCCCCAAAAACATACTTCTCAAGGTAGAAGTCATCATGATTTATACCTGAAGTTGATTTTACTTTGTACCGGCAGATGGCTGATACCGGTTATCCAAAAAAATCCAACTGTAGGCAATATCCCAAGCTTTATGTCCTCAGTCATTCCCAATTTTAAAATCTAAAATGTAAAATGGTATGACTCCTTTTATCTTAAAGTTTTTTATGTTCGTTTAAGCTCAGGGTAAAAGGGTGAGCAATTTTTATAATTTACAGATTTATCAAGAATTTAAAAAGATATAGCAATGCTATTGCATTTGTGCACGGGCTTTTTTTTATTAACCGCAGAGGCGCAGAGGGCGCAGAGGAAGAAAGCAGAGAGAAAGGAATTGCATATAATAGCAAAGACATACAGAATTCATAAATCAAATAGCTTCTATGACAATCAAAGAATTAGAAGCAAAACTCCTAGCCTTAACGCCAACAAATCAAGCTATAATTATCTAATTATTAACCCAAAACTTAGCTAACACCTAACAATGAATTAGCCAAACTCTCAGTGTATGTGGCGCTGAGGCTTGTATGAAAAATCGTCGCCTTCGTGTTTGAATGCTGGTGAGTTTTCGCCGCTTGAGTATCAACGAATCCAAACTCTTAGATAAGTACCCCACACTAACAGCTACTGATTTAGGAAATGCCTGGACTTATGCGGCGGCTTTTTCAGATGAAATTGAAATAGATACCGGCGAGAATGACCAGGATGGAGATAATGGCGCGTGTTCATACTTACGAACAATTTCCCAGAGTGGTTGTAGAATTGCTGGGCCCTATGATTCATAATATCGTGACAGTGCAAGCAGCCGGAAAGGATAACCCAAAAAATCCTGACGAAGAAGTGCTAGCTTTTGCAGTCAGTGAAAATCGAGCAGTTTTAACTCTAAATCGCCGTTATTTTATCACACTGCACAGCTTACAGTCCGATCGTGCTGGAATACATTGTCTGTAGGGGAGAGGATGATTTAACACAATGGCTGGTAACATTAATCAGGCTATTTCCTCACTTGAAACATTAACAGGTCAAGTGATTTGAGTCGATCGCACTCTCGGCACGATCTATATCTTAAGCGATCGCCACAAAGTAACCTACAGCAATCTCAATCCGAAAATCACTGCATCGGTTTGATTGCTGGCTAGATGCCATCGCCGATATTTCCCGCTGAAAAAACCTAGGAGGCGACTAAAACAGGAGACTCTGAAATCCGGCAAACATTGGACACAGTTGGCTGCTGCGAAACGACTCGCACTTCGTGAGGATAGCGGGGACGCGGGTCATTTTCTAACCAAATGGGCGGTACCATCATGACTTCATAGTAAGCGAT of Oscillatoria nigro-viridis PCC 7112 contains these proteins:
- a CDS encoding AAA family ATPase — encoded protein: MLKEIEIQNFRCFEHIKISGFERVNLIGGKNNAGKTALLEALILNFAPDPTILAMLRVLRREPSEALQAMPNRAWDNLFYAQIKDRFIVIIGKDDNNNTERLEIKVEIHSVRYKINFEFMRNEDQSTWSLTEVSAQGLMRYYSSLDEVPIIPSWIRISGKELTEAYDRARLDDKDSEVLKAFQVIDPAIESVESFSIGEPTLYLRKKGEKRLPLPLFGDAINRVADIILKLVNSEHKILLIDEIENGIHYTNQREFWRILFRLAVELDTQIFATTHSLEMLQAFADVGLEPNQECSSAYFELAKKPKTDQIIGIRRDLETLNYALEHQKGVRGE
- a CDS encoding DUF5615 family PIN-like protein, with amino-acid sequence MARVHTYEQFPRVVVELLGPMIHNIVTVQAAGKDNPKNPDEEVLAFAVSENRAVLTLNRRYFITLHSLQSDRAGIHCL
- a CDS encoding phosphoketolase family protein, which produces MMLGTTEIPQLKPLSDSELHKMNAYWRAANYLSVGQIYLLDNPLLKEPLKIEHVKPRLLGHWGTTPGLNFIYVHLNRIIKAQDLNTIYIAGPGHGGPGLVANTYLEGTYSEYYSNISEDEEGIKRLFKQFSFPGGIPSHVAPETPGSIHEGGELGYALVHAYGAVFDNPDLIAAAVVGDGEAETGPLAASWHSNKFLNPVRDGAVLPILHLNGYKIANPTVLARIPRQELESLMVGYGYKPYWVEGSDPETMHQLMAATLDTAIGEIKAIQEKARTEGYSGRPQWPMIVMKTPKGWTGPKEVDGKKTEDYWRSHQVPLSEMASKPGHVQLLEDWMKSYKPEELFDEKGKLIPELAELAPKGSRRMGANPHANGGLLLRDLKMPKFEDYAVDVPKPGTVMAEATRVSGSFLRDVMKLNQENANFRIVGPDETASNRLDPVFEVTNRMWAGEILPEDDRISPDGQVMEVLSEHMCQGWLEGYLLTGRHGFFSCYEAFIHIIDSMFNQHAKWLKTTRHIPWRRPIASLNYLLTSHVWRQDHNGFSHQDPGFIDHVINKKAEVVRIYLPPDANTLLSVTDHCLRSRHYVNVIIAGKQPALQYLDMDAAIKHCTAGIGIWEWASNDKGGEPDVVMACAGDIPTLETLAAVDILRRDYPDLKVRVVNVVDLMTLQPSSEHPHGLSDKEFDTLFTKDKPVIFAFHGYPWLIHRLTYRRTNHPNIHVRGYKEEGTTTTPFDMVVINDLDRFHLVGDVLDRVPKLSSVAAYGKQAIRDKLIEHRHYINEHGDDMPEIRDWKWPHAGAVSSEAPKETKDPAATGDQSVRSGAPG